A genomic window from Coccinella septempunctata chromosome 9, icCocSept1.1, whole genome shotgun sequence includes:
- the LOC123320059 gene encoding muscle calcium channel subunit alpha-1 isoform X3 — protein sequence MEAAVTKTMTPGQAAAAQPNGPYSTTVQPKRPARRGPKAIPEKPPRAFFCLTLKNPIRKLCISIIDWKPFEYIILLTILGNCVALALFTPFPNGDSNQTNAYLEDVEYIFLVVFTAECIMKIVAYGFLMHQGAYLRNGWNLLDFTIVVIGMVSPLIQLFTDGTFDVKALRAFRVLRPLRLVSGVPSLQIVLNSILRAMVPLLHIAFLVLFVMIIYAIIGLELFSDKLNSTCYDAANNYQIMENPHPCSMENETSGFNCTDVGETYVCKTGWSGPNNGITTFDNFGLSMLTVFQCITLEGWTDVLYNIQDALGRTWQWSYFVSMVILGAFFVMNLILGVLSGEFSKEREKAKSRGDFQKLREKQQIEEDLRGYLDWITQAEDIEPEGEVEQQAQDTKVNTRNEMESTDRLGEEESQKESWFKKRKKCFDRFNRKSRRMCRKAVKSQAFYWLIIILVFLNTLVLASEHHGQPIWLDQFQDITNIFFIALFTLEMLVKMYSLGLQGYFVSQFNRFDCFVVIGSIVETVLTQKSIMPPLGISVLRCVRLLRVFKVTKYWKSLSNLVVSLLNSIQSIASLLLLLFLFIVIFALLGMQVFGGRFNYNKYEDKPRSNFDCFWQALLTVFQILTGEDWNVVMYNGIEAYGGVGFPGILACIYFIILFICGNYILLNVFLAIAVDNLADAESLSDVEKEEGDQGEEENRSRTVTPILEEGAEEQSVEEETEEEGQYGSERSGSKKDNGSETKIDLEEEEDEVYEDEFNEEDKLEEEDQEEASIPESDNPNSQLPIPPASSFFVFSPTNRFRVFCHWFCNHSVFSNVILVCILVSSALLALEEPVKTDSDDFFTSLPATCDPYFTAIFTVELLLKTIAYGCILHEGAFFRSAFNVLDLIVVCVSLTSIWSGEAGMSVFKILRVLKVLRPLRAINRAKGLKHVVQCVIVAIKTIGNIVLVTCLLQFMFAVIGVQLFKGKFSVCSDHSKLEAAHCNGTFIIYQEGDINRPKIVERLWTTNRFHFDNVAKAMLTLFTVSTFEGWPNLLHVSIDSHEENKGPILNFRPVVAVYYITYIIIIAFFMVNIFVGFVIVTFQNEGEQEYKNCDLDKNQRNCIEFALKAKPVRRYIPKERIQYKVWWFVTSKPFEYAIFVLILINTITLAMKIPNPSPLYTMILDESNMAFTAIFAMEFIFKLAAFRVRNYLRDAWNMFDFVIVLGGFIDIVYQEVFPGGGSFKFTGKFFRLFRVMRLIKLLSKGEGIRTLLWTFLKSFQALPYVALLVLMLFFIYAVIGMQTFGKIESRSSEGNINRNSNFATFFQAILVLFRSATGEAWQEIMMDCADSKAKCDSRLGQEYCGSDISYPYFISFYVLCSFLIINLFVAVIMDNFDYLTRDWSILGCHHLDEFIRLWSEYDPDAKGRIKHLDVVTLLRKISPPLGFGKLCPYRIACKRLVSMNMPLNSDGTVYFNATLFAVVRTSLKIKTEGNIDDANAELRAVIKKIWKRTDPKLLDQVVPPPGVDDEVTVGKFYATFLIQDYFKRFKKRKEEELKGGDKETQHTVTLQAGLRTLHEAGPELKRAISGNLDEMIEPEPTHRRNHTLFGSVWSSMRRGASFREKFLNMNSTKPKQATIDSSIEFLPFNAVRRGTKDGINHVSPLGRSVPGVTETPDFLQPIYKGRPNGNVTTGDLALSNDTTPPFEVVGSAESLVGRILTEQGLGEYADPDFIRYTSKEMQEAMEMTQEEMDRAAHQILQRERQLLAQSQL from the exons ATGGAAGCAGCAGTTACAAAAACCATGACCCCTGGTCAAGCTGCTGCTGCCCAACCTAATGGACCATACTCGACAACTGTTCAGCCAAAAAGACCTGCTCGAAGAGGCCCAAAAGCAATACCAGAAAAACCACCACGCGCCTTTTTCTGTCTGACCCTGAAAAATCCCATAAGGAAGCTCTGCATCAGCATCATAGACTGGAA ACCCTTTGAGTACATCATCCTCTTGACCATCTTAGGAAACTGCGTGGCCTTAGCTTTGTTCACACCCTTTCCAAATGGCGATTCCAACCAAACCAACGCGTATTTG GAAGACGTGGAGTACATCTTTTTGGTTGTCTTCACTGCTGAGTGCATAATGAAGATTGTAGCTTATGGTTTTTTGATGCATCAAGGAGCTTATCTACGAAACGGTTGGAATTTACTCGATTTCACCATAGTAGTCATAGG TATGGTCAGTCCATTAATCCAACTGTTCACTGATGGAACATTCGATGTTAAAGCTTTAAGAGCCTTCAGGGTACTGAGGCCTTTGAGATTGGTTTCCGGTGTGCCAA GTCTTCAAATCGTGTTGAACTCAATCTTGAGAGCCATGGTACCCTTGCTCCACATCGCTTTTTTGGTGTTGTTCGTGATGATCATTTATGCCATCATAGGACTGGAGCTCTTCTCCGATAAACTCAACTCAACTTGCTACGATGCAGCAAATA ATTACCAGATCATGGAGAACCCCCATCCTTGCTCCATGGAAAATGAAACATCGGGTTTCAACTGTACGGATGTGGGTGAGACTTACGTCTGTAAAACAGGATGGAGTGGACCTAATAATGGCATCACAACATTCGACAATTTTGGACTATCCATGCTGACGGTCTTCCAGTGCATCACCCTTGAGGGTTGGACTGACGTCCTGTATAAT ATTCAAGATGCTCTGGGAAGAACATGGCAATGGTCATACTTTGTATCGATGGTTATCCTAGGAGCTTTTTTCGTTATGAACTTGATTCTTGGTGTCCTCAGTGG AGAATTCTCCAAAGAGAGAGAAAAGGCTAAATCAAGAGGTGACTTCCAAAAACTACGTGAAAAACAGCAGATAGAAGAGGATCTGAGGGGTTACTTGGACTGGATAACCCAAGCTGAAGACATAGAGCCTGAGGGTGAGGTGGAACAACAGGCACAAGACACCAAGGTGAACACCAGAAACGAGATGGAATCCACTGATCGTTTGGGGGAGGAGGAGAGCCAAAAAGAGTCTTGGttcaagaaaagaaaaaagtgtttcgatCGTTTCAACAGGAAAAGTAGGAGAATGTGTAGGAAAGCCGTGAAGTCTCAGGCTTTCTACTGGCTCATCATCATACTGGTGTTCTTGAATACTTTGGTACTGGCTTCTGAACATCATGGTCAACCAATCTGGCTGGATCAGTTTCAAG ATATCACCAACATATTTTTCATCGCACTCTTCACCCTGGAAATGCTGGTGAAGATGTACAGTTTAGGTTTGCAG GGTTATTTTGTGTCCCAGTTTAACAGATTCGACTGTTTCGTCGTCATAGGCAGTATTGTAGAAACAGTTCTGACCCAAAAATCCATAATGCCACCTCTGGGTATTTCAGTGCTTCGATGTGTTCGTTTGTTGAGAGTTTTCAAAGTGACAAA GTATTGGAAATCACTGTCCAATCTTGTGGTCTCACTGCTGAATTCTATACAGTCCATAGCGTCCCTACTGCTGCTGCTGTTCTTGTTCATTGTTATTTTCGCCCTTCTTGGCATGCAAGTCTTTGGGGGAAGATTCAATTACAACAAATACGAGGACAAGCCAAGATCGAACTTTGACTGCTTCTGGCAGGCTCTTTTGACAGTGTTCCAG ATTCTCACTGGTGAAGATTGGAATGTGGTTATGTACAATGGCATAGAGGCGTATGGTGGAGTTGGATTCCCTGGAATTTTGGCATGCATATATTTCATCATCCTCTTCATTTGTGGTAACT ATATACTGTTAAATGTTTTCTTGGCCATTGCTGTCGATAATTTAGCCGATGCTGAGTCTTTGAGTGATGTTGAGAAAGAAGAAGGAGATCAAGGAGAGGAGGAAAATAGATCACGAACTGTTACTCCTATTTTAGAAGAAGGAGCAGAGGAACAAAGCGTTGAGGAAGAGACAGAAGAAGAAGGACAGTATGGATCTGAAAG ATCAGGAAGCAAAAAAGACAATGGTTCAGAGACAAAGATCGATTTAGAGGAGGAAGAAGATGAAGTGTACGAAGATGAATTCAATGAAGAGGATAAATTGGAAGAAGAAG ATCAGGAGGAAGCAAGTATTCCAGAGTCAGATAATCCAAATTCTCAGTTACCAATACCCCCAGCATCTTCTTTCTTCGTGTTCTCACCGACCAACAG GTTCAGGGTGTTCTGCCATTGGTTCTGCAATCACAGCGTCTTCAGCAACGTCATCCTTGTCTGCATTCTCGTATCTTCTGCGCTCTTGGCTCTGGAGGAACCCGTTAAAACAGACTCTGACGACTTCTTCACAAGT CTTCCAGCAACATGTGACCCTTACTTCACTGCTATATTCACTGTTGAGCTGTTGTTGAAGACCATAGCATACGGATGCATTCTTCACGAAGGAGCTTTCTTCAGGTCTGCCTTCAACGTGCTCGATTTGATCGTTGTTTGCGTTTCTTTAACTTCTATCTGGAGTGG GGAAGCTGGTATGTCTGTCTTCAAGATATTGAGGGTGTTGAAGGTTCTTAGACCCCTGAGGGCTATAAACAGAGCTAAAGGCCTCAAA CATGTGGTACAGTGCGTGATCGTTGCCATAAAAACCATTGGTAACATTGTCCTGGTTACATGTCTCTTGCAATTTATGTTTGCAGTAATTGGTGTACAGCTCTTCAAG gggAAATTTTCTGTATGTTCTGATCATTCCAAACTTGAGGCAGCCCACTGCAA TGGAACCTTCATAATATACCAAGAGGGTGACATAAACCGACCAAAAATTGTGGAGAGATTGTGGACAACTAATCGCTTCCATTTCGACAATGTAGCCAAGGCCATGTTGACATTATTCACAGTTTCAACCTTTGAGGGATGGCCAAATCTTCTACACGTCTCCATAGACTCCCACGAGGAGAACAAGGGACCAATTTTGAACTTCAGACCGGTGGTGGCTGTTTACTACATCACGTACATCATCATCATTGCCTTCTTCATGGTCAACATATTCGTTGGTTTCGTCATTGTCACCTTTCAGAATGAAGGAGAGCAGGAATATAAGAACTGTGATCTTGATAAGAACCAGAGGAACTGCATTGAGTTTGCCTTGAAAGCGAAGCCTGTAAGGAGGTATATACCGAAGGAACGTATACAGTACAAG GTTTGGTGGTTTGTTACATCAAAACCTTTCGAGTATGCCATCTTCGTGTTGATCTTGATAAACACTATTACTCTTGCTATGAAGATACCCAACCCATCTCCACTTTACACGATGATACTGGATGAATCAAATATGGCATTTACTGCCATATTTGCCATGGAGTTCATCTTTAAATTGGCTGCTTTCAGAGTTAGA AATTACTTGAGAGATGCTTGGAATATGTTCGATTTTGTGATAGTCTTGGGTGGTTTCATCGATATAGTCTACCAAGAAGTTTTC CCTGGTGGTGGATCCTTTAAGTTCACAGGAAAATTCTTCCGTCTTTTTCGAGTCATGAGGTTGATAAAATTGCTGAGTAAAGGCGAAGGTATAAGGACTCTGCTTTGGACCTTCCTGAAGTCATTCCAAGCCTTGCCGTATGTAGCACTCTTAGTATTGATGCTGTTCTTCATCTACGCTGTCATTGGTATGCAAACTTTTGGCAAGATAGAGTCCAGGAGCAGCGAAGGGAATATCAATAGGAACTCGAATTTTGCAACATTCTTCCAGGCTATCTTGGTCCTTTTCAGATCAGCAACTG GTGAGGCTTGGCAAGAGATCATGATGGATTGTGCTGATTCCAAGGCTAAATGTGATAGTAGGCTTGGTCAGGAGTATTGTGGCTCTGATATATCCTACCCTTACTTCATATCCTTCTACGTTTTATGTTCGTTCTTA ATCATCAATCTTTTCGTGGCCGTCATCATGGACAACTTCGACTATCTAACCAGAGATTGGTCGATACTGGGTTGCCACCATTTGGACGAATTCATCAGGTTATGGAGCGAATACGATCCAGACGCTAAAGGAAGGATAAAACATCTGGACGTGGTCACCCTTCTGCGTAAAATATCACCACCACTTGGCTTCGGAAAGCTCTGCCCCTACAGGATAGCCTGCAAGAGATTGGTGTCGATGAACATGCCATTAAACAGCGATGGAACAGTCTATTTCAACGCCACATTGTTTGCCGTCGTAAGGACTTCACTAAAGATCAAAACGGAGG GTAATATTGACGATGCGAATGCCGAGCTGAGGGCTGTCATCAAGAAGATATGGAAACGTACGGATCCCAAGTTACTAGACCAGGTGGTACCTCCACCAGGTGTAGATGATGAAGTGACAGTCGGTAAATTCTACGCAACCTTCTTGATCCAGGATTACTTCAAGAGGTTCAAGAAGAGAAAGGAGGAGGAGCTTAAAGGGGGTGACAAGGAAACTCAACATACCGTCACTTTACAGGCTGGTCTAAGAACACTCCACGAGGCAGGACCAGAACTGAAGAGGGCCATATCTGGTAACTTGGATGAGATGATAGAACCAGAACCAACGCATAGG AGGAACCATACGCTGTTTGGTAGTGTTTGGTCGTCCATGCGAAGAGGTGCCAGTTTTAGGGAGAAGTTTTTGAATATGAACTCTACCAAACCCAAACAGGCTACCATCGATTCCAGCATAGAGTTTTTACCCTTCAATGCAGTTCGAAGAGGTACCAAAGATGGAATCAACCATGTTAGTCCATTGGGGAGGAGTGTGCCTGGTGTCACAGA gaCACCAGACTTTCTTCAGCCTATCTACAAGG GGAGGCCGAATGGGAACGTGACAACAGGAGATCTAGCCTTGAGCAACGATACAACACCTCCCTTCGAGGTGGTAGGTTCAGCTGAGAGTTTGGTGGGTAGAATTTTGACCGAGCAAGGTTTGGGAGAGTATGCTGATCCAGATTTCATCAGATACACCTCCAAGGAGATGCAGGAGGCCATGGAGATGACGCAGGAGGAGATGGATAGGGCTGCTCACCAGATATTGCAACGCGAGAGACAGTTGCTGGCTCAATCACAATTGTGA
- the LOC123320059 gene encoding muscle calcium channel subunit alpha-1 isoform X1: MEAAVTKTMTPGQAAAAQPNGPYSTTVQPKRPARRGPKAIPEKPPRAFFCLTLKNPIRKLCISIIDWKPFEYIILLTILGNCVALALFTPFPNGDSNQTNAYLEDVEYIFLVVFTAECIMKIVAYGFLMHQGAYLRNGWNLLDFTIVVIGMVSPLIQLFTDGTFDVKALRAFRVLRPLRLVSGVPSLQIVLNSILRAMVPLLHIAFLVLFVMIIYAIIGLELFSDKLNSTCYDAANNYQIMENPHPCSMENETSGFNCTDVGETYVCKTGWSGPNNGITTFDNFGLSMLTVFQCITLEGWTDVLYNIQDALGRTWQWSYFVSMVILGAFFVMNLILGVLSGEFSKEREKAKSRGDFQKLREKQQIEEDLRGYLDWITQAEDIEPEGEVEQQAQDTKVNTRNEMESTDRLGEEESQKESWFKKRKKCFDRFNRKSRRMCRKAVKSQAFYWLIIILVFLNTLVLASEHHGQPIWLDQFQDITNIFFIALFTLEMLVKMYSLGLQGYFVSQFNRFDCFVVIGSIVETVLTQKSIMPPLGISVLRCVRLLRVFKVTKYWKSLSNLVVSLLNSIQSIASLLLLLFLFIVIFALLGMQVFGGRFNYNKYEDKPRSNFDCFWQALLTVFQILTGEDWNVVMYNGIEAYGGVGFPGILACIYFIILFICGNYILLNVFLAIAVDNLADAESLSDVEKEEGDQGEEENRSRTVTPILEEGAEEQSVEEETEEEGQYGSERSGSKKDNGSETKIDLEEEEDEVYEDEFNEEDKLEEEEAIEDIPRPRRRFSEIHVVNKIKPIPKGTSFFIFSHTNKFRVFCHWFCNHSVFSNVILVCILVSSALLALEEPVKTDSDDFFTSLPATCDPYFTAIFTVELLLKTIAYGCILHEGAFFRSAFNVLDLIVVCVSLTSIWSGEAGMSVFKILRVLKVLRPLRAINRAKGLKHVVQCVIVAIKTIGNIVLVTCLLQFMFAVIGVQLFKGKFSVCSDHSKLEAAHCNGTFIIYQEGDINRPKIVERLWTTNRFHFDNVAKAMLTLFTVSTFEGWPNLLHVSIDSHEENKGPILNFRPVVAVYYITYIIIIAFFMVNIFVGFVIVTFQNEGEQEYKNCDLDKNQRNCIEFALKAKPVRRYIPKERIQYKVWWFVTSKPFEYAIFVLILINTITLAMKIPNPSPLYTMILDESNMAFTAIFAMEFIFKLAAFRVRNYLRDAWNMFDFVIVLGGFIDIVYQEVFVSIFPHFNNSKDPDWFLFQPGGGSFKFTGKFFRLFRVMRLIKLLSKGEGIRTLLWTFLKSFQALPYVALLVLMLFFIYAVIGMQTFGKIESRSSEGNINRNSNFATFFQAILVLFRSATGEAWQEIMMDCADSKAKCDSRLGQEYCGSDISYPYFISFYVLCSFLIINLFVAVIMDNFDYLTRDWSILGCHHLDEFIRLWSEYDPDAKGRIKHLDVVTLLRKISPPLGFGKLCPYRIACKRLVSMNMPLNSDGTVYFNATLFAVVRTSLKIKTEGNIDDANAELRAVIKKIWKRTDPKLLDQVVPPPGVDDEVTVGKFYATFLIQDYFKRFKKRKEEELKGGDKETQHTVTLQAGLRTLHEAGPELKRAISGNLDEMIEPEPTHRRNHTLFGSVWSSMRRGASFREKFLNMNSTKPKQATIDSSIEFLPFNAVRRGTKDGINHVSPLGRSVPGVTETPDFLQPIYKGRPNGNVTTGDLALSNDTTPPFEVVGSAESLVGRILTEQGLGEYADPDFIRYTSKEMQEAMEMTQEEMDRAAHQILQRERQLLAQSQL; the protein is encoded by the exons ATGGAAGCAGCAGTTACAAAAACCATGACCCCTGGTCAAGCTGCTGCTGCCCAACCTAATGGACCATACTCGACAACTGTTCAGCCAAAAAGACCTGCTCGAAGAGGCCCAAAAGCAATACCAGAAAAACCACCACGCGCCTTTTTCTGTCTGACCCTGAAAAATCCCATAAGGAAGCTCTGCATCAGCATCATAGACTGGAA ACCCTTTGAGTACATCATCCTCTTGACCATCTTAGGAAACTGCGTGGCCTTAGCTTTGTTCACACCCTTTCCAAATGGCGATTCCAACCAAACCAACGCGTATTTG GAAGACGTGGAGTACATCTTTTTGGTTGTCTTCACTGCTGAGTGCATAATGAAGATTGTAGCTTATGGTTTTTTGATGCATCAAGGAGCTTATCTACGAAACGGTTGGAATTTACTCGATTTCACCATAGTAGTCATAGG TATGGTCAGTCCATTAATCCAACTGTTCACTGATGGAACATTCGATGTTAAAGCTTTAAGAGCCTTCAGGGTACTGAGGCCTTTGAGATTGGTTTCCGGTGTGCCAA GTCTTCAAATCGTGTTGAACTCAATCTTGAGAGCCATGGTACCCTTGCTCCACATCGCTTTTTTGGTGTTGTTCGTGATGATCATTTATGCCATCATAGGACTGGAGCTCTTCTCCGATAAACTCAACTCAACTTGCTACGATGCAGCAAATA ATTACCAGATCATGGAGAACCCCCATCCTTGCTCCATGGAAAATGAAACATCGGGTTTCAACTGTACGGATGTGGGTGAGACTTACGTCTGTAAAACAGGATGGAGTGGACCTAATAATGGCATCACAACATTCGACAATTTTGGACTATCCATGCTGACGGTCTTCCAGTGCATCACCCTTGAGGGTTGGACTGACGTCCTGTATAAT ATTCAAGATGCTCTGGGAAGAACATGGCAATGGTCATACTTTGTATCGATGGTTATCCTAGGAGCTTTTTTCGTTATGAACTTGATTCTTGGTGTCCTCAGTGG AGAATTCTCCAAAGAGAGAGAAAAGGCTAAATCAAGAGGTGACTTCCAAAAACTACGTGAAAAACAGCAGATAGAAGAGGATCTGAGGGGTTACTTGGACTGGATAACCCAAGCTGAAGACATAGAGCCTGAGGGTGAGGTGGAACAACAGGCACAAGACACCAAGGTGAACACCAGAAACGAGATGGAATCCACTGATCGTTTGGGGGAGGAGGAGAGCCAAAAAGAGTCTTGGttcaagaaaagaaaaaagtgtttcgatCGTTTCAACAGGAAAAGTAGGAGAATGTGTAGGAAAGCCGTGAAGTCTCAGGCTTTCTACTGGCTCATCATCATACTGGTGTTCTTGAATACTTTGGTACTGGCTTCTGAACATCATGGTCAACCAATCTGGCTGGATCAGTTTCAAG ATATCACCAACATATTTTTCATCGCACTCTTCACCCTGGAAATGCTGGTGAAGATGTACAGTTTAGGTTTGCAG GGTTATTTTGTGTCCCAGTTTAACAGATTCGACTGTTTCGTCGTCATAGGCAGTATTGTAGAAACAGTTCTGACCCAAAAATCCATAATGCCACCTCTGGGTATTTCAGTGCTTCGATGTGTTCGTTTGTTGAGAGTTTTCAAAGTGACAAA GTATTGGAAATCACTGTCCAATCTTGTGGTCTCACTGCTGAATTCTATACAGTCCATAGCGTCCCTACTGCTGCTGCTGTTCTTGTTCATTGTTATTTTCGCCCTTCTTGGCATGCAAGTCTTTGGGGGAAGATTCAATTACAACAAATACGAGGACAAGCCAAGATCGAACTTTGACTGCTTCTGGCAGGCTCTTTTGACAGTGTTCCAG ATTCTCACTGGTGAAGATTGGAATGTGGTTATGTACAATGGCATAGAGGCGTATGGTGGAGTTGGATTCCCTGGAATTTTGGCATGCATATATTTCATCATCCTCTTCATTTGTGGTAACT ATATACTGTTAAATGTTTTCTTGGCCATTGCTGTCGATAATTTAGCCGATGCTGAGTCTTTGAGTGATGTTGAGAAAGAAGAAGGAGATCAAGGAGAGGAGGAAAATAGATCACGAACTGTTACTCCTATTTTAGAAGAAGGAGCAGAGGAACAAAGCGTTGAGGAAGAGACAGAAGAAGAAGGACAGTATGGATCTGAAAG ATCAGGAAGCAAAAAAGACAATGGTTCAGAGACAAAGATCGATTTAGAGGAGGAAGAAGATGAAGTGTACGAAGATGAATTCAATGAAGAGGATAAATTGGAAGAAGAAG AGGCAATCGAAGATATACCACGTCCAAGAAGAAGgttttctgagatacacgtggTGAACAAAATCAAACCAATACCGAAAGGgacatctttttttattttctctcaTACAAACAA GTTCAGGGTGTTCTGCCATTGGTTCTGCAATCACAGCGTCTTCAGCAACGTCATCCTTGTCTGCATTCTCGTATCTTCTGCGCTCTTGGCTCTGGAGGAACCCGTTAAAACAGACTCTGACGACTTCTTCACAAGT CTTCCAGCAACATGTGACCCTTACTTCACTGCTATATTCACTGTTGAGCTGTTGTTGAAGACCATAGCATACGGATGCATTCTTCACGAAGGAGCTTTCTTCAGGTCTGCCTTCAACGTGCTCGATTTGATCGTTGTTTGCGTTTCTTTAACTTCTATCTGGAGTGG GGAAGCTGGTATGTCTGTCTTCAAGATATTGAGGGTGTTGAAGGTTCTTAGACCCCTGAGGGCTATAAACAGAGCTAAAGGCCTCAAA CATGTGGTACAGTGCGTGATCGTTGCCATAAAAACCATTGGTAACATTGTCCTGGTTACATGTCTCTTGCAATTTATGTTTGCAGTAATTGGTGTACAGCTCTTCAAG gggAAATTTTCTGTATGTTCTGATCATTCCAAACTTGAGGCAGCCCACTGCAA TGGAACCTTCATAATATACCAAGAGGGTGACATAAACCGACCAAAAATTGTGGAGAGATTGTGGACAACTAATCGCTTCCATTTCGACAATGTAGCCAAGGCCATGTTGACATTATTCACAGTTTCAACCTTTGAGGGATGGCCAAATCTTCTACACGTCTCCATAGACTCCCACGAGGAGAACAAGGGACCAATTTTGAACTTCAGACCGGTGGTGGCTGTTTACTACATCACGTACATCATCATCATTGCCTTCTTCATGGTCAACATATTCGTTGGTTTCGTCATTGTCACCTTTCAGAATGAAGGAGAGCAGGAATATAAGAACTGTGATCTTGATAAGAACCAGAGGAACTGCATTGAGTTTGCCTTGAAAGCGAAGCCTGTAAGGAGGTATATACCGAAGGAACGTATACAGTACAAG GTTTGGTGGTTTGTTACATCAAAACCTTTCGAGTATGCCATCTTCGTGTTGATCTTGATAAACACTATTACTCTTGCTATGAAGATACCCAACCCATCTCCACTTTACACGATGATACTGGATGAATCAAATATGGCATTTACTGCCATATTTGCCATGGAGTTCATCTTTAAATTGGCTGCTTTCAGAGTTAGA AATTACTTGAGAGATGCTTGGAATATGTTCGATTTTGTGATAGTCTTGGGTGGTTTCATCGATATAGTCTACCAAGAAGTTTTCGTAAGCATTTTCCCACATTTCAATAATTCGAAAGATCCTGATTGGTTTCTTTTCCAGCCTGGTGGTGGATCCTTTAAGTTCACAGGAAAATTCTTCCGTCTTTTTCGAGTCATGAGGTTGATAAAATTGCTGAGTAAAGGCGAAGGTATAAGGACTCTGCTTTGGACCTTCCTGAAGTCATTCCAAGCCTTGCCGTATGTAGCACTCTTAGTATTGATGCTGTTCTTCATCTACGCTGTCATTGGTATGCAAACTTTTGGCAAGATAGAGTCCAGGAGCAGCGAAGGGAATATCAATAGGAACTCGAATTTTGCAACATTCTTCCAGGCTATCTTGGTCCTTTTCAGATCAGCAACTG GTGAGGCTTGGCAAGAGATCATGATGGATTGTGCTGATTCCAAGGCTAAATGTGATAGTAGGCTTGGTCAGGAGTATTGTGGCTCTGATATATCCTACCCTTACTTCATATCCTTCTACGTTTTATGTTCGTTCTTA ATCATCAATCTTTTCGTGGCCGTCATCATGGACAACTTCGACTATCTAACCAGAGATTGGTCGATACTGGGTTGCCACCATTTGGACGAATTCATCAGGTTATGGAGCGAATACGATCCAGACGCTAAAGGAAGGATAAAACATCTGGACGTGGTCACCCTTCTGCGTAAAATATCACCACCACTTGGCTTCGGAAAGCTCTGCCCCTACAGGATAGCCTGCAAGAGATTGGTGTCGATGAACATGCCATTAAACAGCGATGGAACAGTCTATTTCAACGCCACATTGTTTGCCGTCGTAAGGACTTCACTAAAGATCAAAACGGAGG GTAATATTGACGATGCGAATGCCGAGCTGAGGGCTGTCATCAAGAAGATATGGAAACGTACGGATCCCAAGTTACTAGACCAGGTGGTACCTCCACCAGGTGTAGATGATGAAGTGACAGTCGGTAAATTCTACGCAACCTTCTTGATCCAGGATTACTTCAAGAGGTTCAAGAAGAGAAAGGAGGAGGAGCTTAAAGGGGGTGACAAGGAAACTCAACATACCGTCACTTTACAGGCTGGTCTAAGAACACTCCACGAGGCAGGACCAGAACTGAAGAGGGCCATATCTGGTAACTTGGATGAGATGATAGAACCAGAACCAACGCATAGG AGGAACCATACGCTGTTTGGTAGTGTTTGGTCGTCCATGCGAAGAGGTGCCAGTTTTAGGGAGAAGTTTTTGAATATGAACTCTACCAAACCCAAACAGGCTACCATCGATTCCAGCATAGAGTTTTTACCCTTCAATGCAGTTCGAAGAGGTACCAAAGATGGAATCAACCATGTTAGTCCATTGGGGAGGAGTGTGCCTGGTGTCACAGA gaCACCAGACTTTCTTCAGCCTATCTACAAGG GGAGGCCGAATGGGAACGTGACAACAGGAGATCTAGCCTTGAGCAACGATACAACACCTCCCTTCGAGGTGGTAGGTTCAGCTGAGAGTTTGGTGGGTAGAATTTTGACCGAGCAAGGTTTGGGAGAGTATGCTGATCCAGATTTCATCAGATACACCTCCAAGGAGATGCAGGAGGCCATGGAGATGACGCAGGAGGAGATGGATAGGGCTGCTCACCAGATATTGCAACGCGAGAGACAGTTGCTGGCTCAATCACAATTGTGA